A region from the Triticum urartu cultivar G1812 chromosome 1, Tu2.1, whole genome shotgun sequence genome encodes:
- the LOC125549236 gene encoding uncharacterized protein LOC125549236 isoform X1 has product MGGGSGDLSPTGIPASPSSSSSESLPREFADYVPVSDGDSEGGCICDDPEVEALLYGSQFQHRSLREGKDLIRRYKPGYWIEGVGDTKAGDYLLPDTTTLLLVGPRGAGKSTLVNRITRVFDKDDDPFAPERAQVSYNSKSNGTSFIREYKIPRNSNGICICDTRSLSRNPEKDFKMLQRWMMKGISHGEMVTWDTDDDTKIKNLKSMGRQYSFLPCKTRKVNFVIFVVDGVSILRSIGSDKKGYMDMLRGTFMNPFLSFGDDKPAVVVTHGDRLSFQQRSQVQNELAETLAIPPQQIFDIPGSDDYETDIAVLDMLRYCIQHAEQNFSMKLKNLVEMHGRETLAEMMARLMGLDAVMDATIVFLCAVALLLRVSDNLL; this is encoded by the exons ATGGGTGGCGGCAGCGGCGACCTCAGCCCCACCGGCATCCCCGCCTCCCCTTCTTCGTCCTCATCGGAGTCCCTTCCTCGAG AGTTTGCCGATTATGTGCCGGTCTCTGACGGCGACTCCGAAGGGGGCTGCATCTGCGACGACCCCGAGGTGGAAGCCCTTCTCTACGGCAGCCAATTTCAGCACCGGTCGCTGCGGGAGGGGAAAGACCTCATCAGGAG GTATAAGCCTGGGTATTGGATTGAAGGAGTTGGCGACACAAAAGCTGGGGATTATTTGTTGCCTGATACCACCACATTGTTATTGGTGGGTCCCAGAGGTGCTGGGAAAAGTACACTTGTGAACCGAATTACACGGGTCTTTGACAAAGATGACGATCCGTTTGCACCAGAGCGGGCACAGGTTTCCT ATAATTCCAAATCAAATGGTACAAGCTTCATCCGGGAGTATAAAATCCCAAGAAATTCAAACGGTATATGTATTTGTGATACAAGGAGCTTGTCCAGAAACCCAGAAAAGGATTTCAAAATGCTGCAACGTTGGATGATGAAGGGAATTAGCCATGGGGAAATGGTGACATG GGATACTGATGATGACACTAAGATTAAGAACCTCAAATCAATGGGGAGGCAATACAGTTTTTTGCCTTGCAAAACCAGGAAGGTCAactttgtgatatttgtggttgATGGTGTTTCTATATTAAGATCAATTGGAAGTGATAAGAAAGGATATATGGATATGCTCCGCGGGACATTTATGAATCCATTCTTGTCTTTTGGAG ATGACAAGCCTGCTGTTGTGGTTACTCACGGGGATAGACTATCGTTTCAACAGCGTTCCCAAGTTCAGAATGAGTTAGCAGAGACACTTGCCATTCCACCCCAACAAATTTTTGATATACCAG GTTCTGATGACTATGAAACTGATATAGCTGTGTTGGATATGTTGCGTTACTGTATCCAACATGCTGAGCAGAACTTCTCTATGAAACTGAAGAATCTTGTAGAG ATGCATGGGCGCGAAACCCTCGCAGAGATGATGGCGCGGTTGATGGGACTAGATGCAGTCATGGATGCCACCATTGTTTTCCTATGCGCCGTAGCCCTTCTACTTCGTGTATCAGATAACTTACTGTAG
- the LOC125549236 gene encoding uncharacterized protein LOC125549236 isoform X2 — MGGGSGDLSPTGIPASPSSSSSESLPRVSDGDSEGGCICDDPEVEALLYGSQFQHRSLREGKDLIRRYKPGYWIEGVGDTKAGDYLLPDTTTLLLVGPRGAGKSTLVNRITRVFDKDDDPFAPERAQVSYNSKSNGTSFIREYKIPRNSNGICICDTRSLSRNPEKDFKMLQRWMMKGISHGEMVTWDTDDDTKIKNLKSMGRQYSFLPCKTRKVNFVIFVVDGVSILRSIGSDKKGYMDMLRGTFMNPFLSFGDDKPAVVVTHGDRLSFQQRSQVQNELAETLAIPPQQIFDIPGSDDYETDIAVLDMLRYCIQHAEQNFSMKLKNLVEMHGRETLAEMMARLMGLDAVMDATIVFLCAVALLLRVSDNLL, encoded by the exons ATGGGTGGCGGCAGCGGCGACCTCAGCCCCACCGGCATCCCCGCCTCCCCTTCTTCGTCCTCATCGGAGTCCCTTCCTCGAG TCTCTGACGGCGACTCCGAAGGGGGCTGCATCTGCGACGACCCCGAGGTGGAAGCCCTTCTCTACGGCAGCCAATTTCAGCACCGGTCGCTGCGGGAGGGGAAAGACCTCATCAGGAG GTATAAGCCTGGGTATTGGATTGAAGGAGTTGGCGACACAAAAGCTGGGGATTATTTGTTGCCTGATACCACCACATTGTTATTGGTGGGTCCCAGAGGTGCTGGGAAAAGTACACTTGTGAACCGAATTACACGGGTCTTTGACAAAGATGACGATCCGTTTGCACCAGAGCGGGCACAGGTTTCCT ATAATTCCAAATCAAATGGTACAAGCTTCATCCGGGAGTATAAAATCCCAAGAAATTCAAACGGTATATGTATTTGTGATACAAGGAGCTTGTCCAGAAACCCAGAAAAGGATTTCAAAATGCTGCAACGTTGGATGATGAAGGGAATTAGCCATGGGGAAATGGTGACATG GGATACTGATGATGACACTAAGATTAAGAACCTCAAATCAATGGGGAGGCAATACAGTTTTTTGCCTTGCAAAACCAGGAAGGTCAactttgtgatatttgtggttgATGGTGTTTCTATATTAAGATCAATTGGAAGTGATAAGAAAGGATATATGGATATGCTCCGCGGGACATTTATGAATCCATTCTTGTCTTTTGGAG ATGACAAGCCTGCTGTTGTGGTTACTCACGGGGATAGACTATCGTTTCAACAGCGTTCCCAAGTTCAGAATGAGTTAGCAGAGACACTTGCCATTCCACCCCAACAAATTTTTGATATACCAG GTTCTGATGACTATGAAACTGATATAGCTGTGTTGGATATGTTGCGTTACTGTATCCAACATGCTGAGCAGAACTTCTCTATGAAACTGAAGAATCTTGTAGAG ATGCATGGGCGCGAAACCCTCGCAGAGATGATGGCGCGGTTGATGGGACTAGATGCAGTCATGGATGCCACCATTGTTTTCCTATGCGCCGTAGCCCTTCTACTTCGTGTATCAGATAACTTACTGTAG